The genomic region GCCGCACCCACGGTGCCGGCAATTTCATCCAGCCGCGCTACAAAGACCCGCTCTCGCGGCTGTCGAGCTTCAGCGAGATGTTGCGCCGCCGCGGCTTCACGCCGAGCTCGCGCTGGATCGCGCGCAGCGTGCAGCCCGCCAACCGGGACGAGGTGATCCAGCTGGGGCTCTCGCCCGCCGCATCCGTCACGCGGCTCAAGCGGCTGCGGCTGGCCGACGGCATCGTGATGGCGGTCGAGAACTCGACGTTCCCGGCCACGCTGATCCCCGATCCGGGCGCCATCGGCGATTCGCTCTACAGCTGGCTCGAGCAGCGCGGCACGCCGATCGTGCGCGCGCTGCAGCATTTCCGCGCCGTCAACGCGAGCGAGGAGATCGCGCAGCAGATGGGCATCGCGCCGCATGACGCGCTGCTGCTGATCACGCGCATCGGCTATACCAGCGACCAGCGCGCGATCGAGCTGACGGATACCTACTGCCGCAACGACTACTACGACTTCGTGGTCGAGTTGCGCAAGTAGCGCGCACCGCCGCCGCCCTGATCGCGCCGCGGCGTCCGACGCGCGCGGGCTGATCCCGCGCACTCCTCCGTGCCCACCTGTCCTGCGCGCGCCGCCTGATTTTCTTACAATGTCGGCTGTTTCGCGCCCACGCCCCCGCCCATGTCCCGTCCTGCCGCCCCCACCCCGAGCGAATCGTCCCTGACCGTGATGCTGTGGGTCGTCGCGACCGGCTTCTTCATGCAGACGCTCGATGCGACCATCGTCAACACGGCGTTGCCGTCGATGGCCGCGAGCCTCGGCGAATCGCCGCTGCGCATGCAGTCGGTGGTGATCGCCTACTCGCTGACGATGGCGGTGATGATCCCCGTCTCGGGCTGGCTGGCCGATACCTTGGGCACGCGGCGCGTGTTCTTCAGCGCGATCCTCATCTTCTCGGCCAGCTCCCTGCTCTGCGCGAGCTCGCACACGCTGCCGCAGCTGGTGGCCTCGCGCGTGGCACAGGGCGTGGGCGGCGCGATGCTGCTGCCGGTCGGACGGCTGGCCGTGCTGCGCACGTTCCCGGCCGAACGCTACCTGCCGGCGCTGTCGTTCGTAGCGATACCGGGCCTGATCGGCCCGCTGATCGGGCCGACGCTCGGCGGCTGGCTCGTCAAGATCGCGTCGTGGCACTGGATCTTCCTGATCAACGTGCCGGTGGGCGTGGCGGGCTGCCTCGCCACGTTCTACTCGATGCCCGATTCGCGCAACCCGGCAGCCGGCCGCTTCGACCTGAAAGGCTACCTGCTGCTGACGGTCGGCATGGTCGCGGTGTCGCTGTCGCTCGACGGCCTCGCCGACCTCGGCATGGACCACGCCGCCGTGCTGGTGCTGATGATCCTCGGCCTCGCCTCGTTCGTCGCGTACGGGCTCTACGCGGTGCGCGCGCCGAGCCCGATCTTTTCGCTCGAACTGTTCCGCATCCACACCTTCAGTGTCGGCCTGCTCGGCAACCTGTTCGCGCGCATCGGCAGCGGCGCGATGCCTTACCTGGTTCCGCTGCTGCTGCAGGTGAGCCTCGGCTATTCGGCATTCGAGGCCGGCCTGATGATGCTGCCGGTGGCGGTGGTGGGGATGTTCTCGAAACGGCTCATCACGCATCTGATCCAGCGTCACGGCTATCGCCAGGTGCTGCTCGTCAACACCGTGATGGTCGGGCTGCTGATGGCGAGCTTCGCGCTGATGCGCGACAACGTGCCGGTGTGGGTGCAGGTGCTGCAGCTGGCCGTGTTCGGCGGCTTCAATTCGATGCAGTTCACGGCGATGAACACGCTCACGCTGAAGGACCTCGGCACCGGCGGCGCGAGCAGCGGCAACAGCCTGTTCTCGCTGGTGCAGATGCTGTCGATGAGCCTCGGCGTGACGGTGGCGGGCGCGCTGCTCACCACCTTCACCGGCGTGATCCGCAGCGTGACGCCCACCCACACGCTGCCGGCGTTCCACGCGACCTTCTTCTGCGTCGGCATCATCACGGCCGGCTCGGCGTGGATCTTCGCGCAGCTCGCGCCGGACGTGCGCGCCAGCACGAAAAAGACCGATCCGTCCGAGCGCACCTAGCGCGCAGGCGGCACGGGGCGGCGGCAACGACGCGCCGCCGCCGGCGCACCGGCGTGTGCGCCGGGCGCACCAACGCGGTGCGCGACTCGGCCCCGGTCCGCACCGACGCTGCCTGTGATCGATGCGCCCGCGCCGCCCGATCGTGCCGGGCGCCGCCGCGGCCCGCGCCGTCGGGCCCGGCCGGCGGCGCGCATGTTTCTTGCTCGGTCACACCGGGTAGGTAAACTGTCATACTCTTCCCGGCCGACATCATGATGACCATGATCGACATCGATCCCCCCGGCTTCCAGCCGCCGCGCCCCATCGCCGGCGACGACGGCAACCGGCGCACCGTGCTGTACGGCGACTACACCGTGTTCAGCGTGTTCCAGCCCGTGTTCTCGGTCTCGCACCGGCGCGCGATCGGCTATCACGCCTCGCTGCGCGCGCGCGGCGCCGACGGCCAGCCGGTGCCGTCGCACGAGGTGTTCACGCAGGCGGCGCGGCGCGGGGACCTGCTCGAACTCGGCCGGCTCGCCGAATCGCTGCACCTCGGCAACTTCCATGCCTTCGACAGCCACGACGAATGGCTTTTCCTGAGCCTGCATCCGGCCGCGCTGATGGACACCATCTACGGCGACGCGCTGCTCGCCAACCTGAAGGCGCTCGGCCTGCCGCCGCAGCGCGTCGTGCTGGAAGTGCCGGAGCAGGCAGGCGGCGAGACCCCGCGCTTCGGCGCGATCGTCGACGGGCTGCGCAAGGCAGGCTTCCTGATCGCGTTGGGCGGCTTCGGCGCAAAGCACTCGAACATCGACCGGGTCTGGCATCTGCATCCCGACATCGTCGCGCTCGATCGCGGCATCCTCGCGCAGGCAAGCGAGCACTCGCACCTCGAACGCGTGCTGCCAGGGCTCGTCTCGCTGCTGCACGAATCGGGGCAGCTCGTGATGATGGGCGGCCTGTCCACCGAGCGCGACGCGCTGATCGCGCTCGAATGCAACGTCGATTTCGTGCAGGGCCAGTATTTCTCGGGGCCGAGCGTCGAGCCGGTCCAGCCGCAGGCGGCCGCGGGCGCGATGGACACGCTGTCGGCCGCGCTGCGGCTGCGCGTGGCCGAGCGCGAGCGGGGCCAGCAGGCGCGGCTCGCGCCCTATGTGATCGCGCTCCAGCAGTCCGGCGCGCGGCTCGCCGCCGGCGACGACGTGGACAGCGCCACCGGCGAGCTGCTTGCGCTCGCCGACACCGCGCGCTGCTTCGTGCTCGATTCCTCGGGCCGCCAGATCGGCGACAACGTGCTGCCGCGCACGCGCGCCTCGCAGCGCGCGAAGCGCTTCCGGCCGCTGCTGCACTCGGAAGGCGCGAGCTGGGAGCGGCGCCCGTACTTCATCGAGGCGATGCGCGCGCCGGGGCGCGTGCGCGTGACCGCGCCCTATCTGTCGATCAACGAGGCGCATCTGTGCGTGACCGCCTCGATAGCGGTGCCGCGCGCGAGCGGCATGCAGGTGCTCTGCGTCGACATCAACTGGTGAGCGCGGGCGCCGTGCCCGACGCCGTGCCGTGCGCGGCGGCCGCTCAGGATTCGTCGGCGATCACCGGCAGATCGTGAACCGAATCGCGCAGCGTGTGCAGCAGCACGTCGGCGCGCCAGCGCGTGCGCGCGTGGTCGCGCGTGGCGAGCCGCACGAGTTCGCACAGCCGGGCGTTGATCGGCGCGGTGAGCCCGAACTCGGCGGCAAGCCGCACGATCTCGCCGTTGAGCCAGTCCACCTCGGTCGCGCGGCCGGCCGCGACGTCGTCGGCCATCGACGAGCGCGCGAGCGGATCGATGGCCAGCATCGCGCCCGCGAGCCGCATGAACAGCGCGTCGGGCAGCGACAGCACGCTCGGCAGCCAACTGGCCGGCAGCGGCGTGAGCCGCGCGGGGCGGATGCCGGCGCGGCGCATCACGCGCAGCGCCTCGGCCTGCGCGAGCGCGAGGCAGCGCCGGTAGTCACGCGTGCCGAGCTGCTCGCGCAGCGGCATCGCGGCCAGCGCGTTGATCGCGTTGTTGAGATTGAACAGCAGCTTGGCCCACTGCACGGCGACGATGTCCTCGCGCGCCTGCAGCGGCAGCCCGGCCCGCTCGAAGGCCGCGGCCACCGGCGCGAGCCGCGGCGACGCCTCCACCGCGAGCACGCCCGCCGATCCCTGATGAAACACCCCGTCGCCGCGCGCGATCACGTTGAACGGCACCATGCCGGCCAGCACGGTGCGGCCCGGCAACGCGATGCGCAGCGCATCGGCCTGGCGCACGCCGTTCTGGAAGCTGATCACCACCGTGCCGGGGCGCAGCATCGGTTCGAGCGCGGCAGCCGCGGCAGGCGTGGCCGCGCACTTGACCGTGACGAGCACCGCGTCGGCCTGGGCGAGCGCCCGCGCATCGGTGTCGAAGACGATCCGCGAGGCGGCCACCTGCGCCTCGCGGCCCTGGTAGTCGGTCAGGGTCAGACCGTGCCGGCGCAGCATCTCGCCCGTCGCCGCGCGCCCGACGAACCCCACCTCGGCACCGGCGAGTGCCAGCCGGCCGCCGAGATAGCAGCCGATGGTGCCCGCGCCGAAGATCGCGAGCATCGCCACCGTCGCTCAGATCCGCGCGCCGTGCGGCCGGTGGCGCGGCGGCCCCGCGCGCCGTTCCACCTCGTCGCGCACTTCGCGGCGCAGGCCGGCGAAGAACGCCACCTCGGCGACCACGAACAGCGGCCCGATCGCCAGGCCGATCACGTCGTCGACGAACGCGGGCTTGCGCCCCTCGAACGCGTGGCCGACGAACTGGATCACCCAGCCGACCAGGAACAGCCCGACGCCCCAGGCGAGCCAGCAGGCGGTGGATTGCGCCGCGAGCGACTGGCCGGCCCACATCGCCAGCGCGAGCAGCGCGCTCATCGCCGCGCCGAAGCGCGCGTCGAGCCGCAGGTAGTAGATCGCGGCGGCCACCGCCAGCACCAGCGCCGGCGACAGCGCGACGCCCGCCGCATGGCCCGCCGCGGGCCGCGACAGCAGCACGGCAACTGCGACGACGATCATCGGGATGCCGAACAGGTGAGTGACGATATTGCGTGTATCGCGGTGATATGCGGCGTAGTTCGCGAGTTGATCGATCAGTGTTTTCATCGTGTTCGCCTCCTTTGACGAGCGCTATCATGCGCGTTGCCCCAGGCCCGCGCTGTCAGCTACCCGACATCCCCATGCCCACGCCGCCCGACCTCGTTGCGTCGCAACTCGACGCGAGCCCCTGGTTCCAGACCCTGCCGGACGCGCTGCGGGCCCGGCTGCTCGCCAGCGCCACCGTGCGGACGCTCTCGGCCGGCGCCACGCTGTTCCGGCGCGGCGATCCGCCCTGCGGACTCTACGCGGTGCTGTCCGGCGCGCTCAGCATCGGCGCGGTCGACTCGGACGGCCGCGAAGCGCTGCTGAGCGTGCTGGAGCCCACCACCTGGTTCGGCGAGATCTCGCTGTTCGACGGCCAGCCGCGCACGCACGATGCGATTGCCGTGGAGAACACACGAGTTTTGCATTTCACGCAAGCTGCATTGCAGCAACTGCTCGACGAGGAGCCGCGCTATTGGCAATATTTCGGCATCCTGATGGCGCAGAAGCTTAGACTGTCGTTCATCACCGTGGAGGCCATCAGCCTGATGCCGGCGGCGCAGCGGCTGGCCGCGCGGCTGCTGATGATCGCCGAGGGCTACGGCGGCATCAGCACCGGCCGCACGCGCATCCGGCTCTCGCAGGACCGGCTCGCCGCGCTCGCCTCGCTGACCCGGCAGACCACCAACCAGCTGCTGAAGGCACTGGCCGCGCGCGGCGTGCTGCGCGTGCAGGCGGGAGCCATCGAGATCCTCGATATCGACGCGCTGCGGGCCGCGAGCGGCGAGGTCGGCCGCGCGATCTGAGCCGGCGCGCGCGGTGCGAGGCGCGCTAGGGCAAACCGTCGAAGCGAGCGCGGCGACCGTGACGCGCGCGGCGATCGATCGGCCGGCCTGGGCCGGCACGGCGTCATGAAAAGGCGCGACGGCGCGCCAGCGGCGCCTGACGCGACAGCCGAAGCCGATAGGCCCGAAGCGACGATGCCCTCGCGAGGAGGGCATCGGCAGGCGCGCCGGCCAGCCGGCCGGCGGTTCGGCGGACCTTACGCGAAGTTCTTCGCGGCGAAGTCCCAGTTCACGATGTTCCAGAACGCTTCGACGAACTTCGGACGCGCGTTGCGGTAGTCGATGTAGTACGCGTGTTCCCACACGTCGATCGTCAGCAGCGGCTTCGCGTCAGTCGTCAGCGGCGTGGCGGCGTTGCTGGTCGAGACCAGGTCGAGCGAGCCGTCAGCCTTCTTCACGAGCCATGCCCAGCCCGAGCCGAACGTGCCGACCGCGGTCTTCGTGAACGCTTCCTTGAACGCGTCGAACGAGCCCCACTTGGCGTTGATCGCGTCGCCCAGCGCGCCCGTCGGCGCGCCGCCGCCGTTCGGCGACAGGCTGTTCCAGAAGAACGTGTGATTCCAGATTTGCGCGGCGTTGTTGAAAATACCGCCCGACGACTTCTTCACGATCTCTTCGAGCGACAGGT from Burkholderia glumae LMG 2196 = ATCC 33617 harbors:
- a CDS encoding GntR family transcriptional regulator, with translation MKPSTEDRWHDLRPDPDHDTPLYLQLARKLGDAIHQNRWTAGEALPSERVLSEALGVSRITARKAISLLVEQGLIRRTHGAGNFIQPRYKDPLSRLSSFSEMLRRRGFTPSSRWIARSVQPANRDEVIQLGLSPAASVTRLKRLRLADGIVMAVENSTFPATLIPDPGAIGDSLYSWLEQRGTPIVRALQHFRAVNASEEIAQQMGIAPHDALLLITRIGYTSDQRAIELTDTYCRNDYYDFVVELRK
- a CDS encoding DUF962 domain-containing protein codes for the protein MKTLIDQLANYAAYHRDTRNIVTHLFGIPMIVVAVAVLLSRPAAGHAAGVALSPALVLAVAAAIYYLRLDARFGAAMSALLALAMWAGQSLAAQSTACWLAWGVGLFLVGWVIQFVGHAFEGRKPAFVDDVIGLAIGPLFVVAEVAFFAGLRREVRDEVERRAGPPRHRPHGARI
- a CDS encoding 2-dehydropantoate 2-reductase encodes the protein MLAIFGAGTIGCYLGGRLALAGAEVGFVGRAATGEMLRRHGLTLTDYQGREAQVAASRIVFDTDARALAQADAVLVTVKCAATPAAAAALEPMLRPGTVVISFQNGVRQADALRIALPGRTVLAGMVPFNVIARGDGVFHQGSAGVLAVEASPRLAPVAAAFERAGLPLQAREDIVAVQWAKLLFNLNNAINALAAMPLREQLGTRDYRRCLALAQAEALRVMRRAGIRPARLTPLPASWLPSVLSLPDALFMRLAGAMLAIDPLARSSMADDVAAGRATEVDWLNGEIVRLAAEFGLTAPINARLCELVRLATRDHARTRWRADVLLHTLRDSVHDLPVIADES
- a CDS encoding Crp/Fnr family transcriptional regulator, which gives rise to MPTPPDLVASQLDASPWFQTLPDALRARLLASATVRTLSAGATLFRRGDPPCGLYAVLSGALSIGAVDSDGREALLSVLEPTTWFGEISLFDGQPRTHDAIAVENTRVLHFTQAALQQLLDEEPRYWQYFGILMAQKLRLSFITVEAISLMPAAQRLAARLLMIAEGYGGISTGRTRIRLSQDRLAALASLTRQTTNQLLKALAARGVLRVQAGAIEILDIDALRAASGEVGRAI
- the mdtD gene encoding multidrug transporter subunit MdtD, whose amino-acid sequence is MSRPAAPTPSESSLTVMLWVVATGFFMQTLDATIVNTALPSMAASLGESPLRMQSVVIAYSLTMAVMIPVSGWLADTLGTRRVFFSAILIFSASSLLCASSHTLPQLVASRVAQGVGGAMLLPVGRLAVLRTFPAERYLPALSFVAIPGLIGPLIGPTLGGWLVKIASWHWIFLINVPVGVAGCLATFYSMPDSRNPAAGRFDLKGYLLLTVGMVAVSLSLDGLADLGMDHAAVLVLMILGLASFVAYGLYAVRAPSPIFSLELFRIHTFSVGLLGNLFARIGSGAMPYLVPLLLQVSLGYSAFEAGLMMLPVAVVGMFSKRLITHLIQRHGYRQVLLVNTVMVGLLMASFALMRDNVPVWVQVLQLAVFGGFNSMQFTAMNTLTLKDLGTGGASSGNSLFSLVQMLSMSLGVTVAGALLTTFTGVIRSVTPTHTLPAFHATFFCVGIITAGSAWIFAQLAPDVRASTKKTDPSERT
- a CDS encoding EAL domain-containing protein, with the translated sequence MTMIDIDPPGFQPPRPIAGDDGNRRTVLYGDYTVFSVFQPVFSVSHRRAIGYHASLRARGADGQPVPSHEVFTQAARRGDLLELGRLAESLHLGNFHAFDSHDEWLFLSLHPAALMDTIYGDALLANLKALGLPPQRVVLEVPEQAGGETPRFGAIVDGLRKAGFLIALGGFGAKHSNIDRVWHLHPDIVALDRGILAQASEHSHLERVLPGLVSLLHESGQLVMMGGLSTERDALIALECNVDFVQGQYFSGPSVEPVQPQAAAGAMDTLSAALRLRVAERERGQQARLAPYVIALQQSGARLAAGDDVDSATGELLALADTARCFVLDSSGRQIGDNVLPRTRASQRAKRFRPLLHSEGASWERRPYFIEAMRAPGRVRVTAPYLSINEAHLCVTASIAVPRASGMQVLCVDINW
- the sodB gene encoding superoxide dismutase [Fe] codes for the protein MAHTLPPLPYAEDALAPHISQETIQFHYGKHHQTYVTNLNNLIPGTEFENLSLEEIVKKSSGGIFNNAAQIWNHTFFWNSLSPNGGGAPTGALGDAINAKWGSFDAFKEAFTKTAVGTFGSGWAWLVKKADGSLDLVSTSNAATPLTTDAKPLLTIDVWEHAYYIDYRNARPKFVEAFWNIVNWDFAAKNFA